The following are from one region of the Heptranchias perlo isolate sHepPer1 chromosome 11, sHepPer1.hap1, whole genome shotgun sequence genome:
- the hao2 gene encoding hydroxyacid oxidase 2 isoform X3, with protein sequence MSLVCLSDFEVYAKEHLPKTTWDYYAAGADECCTRDDNLMAYKRIRLRPRMLRDVSITETRTTIQGMEISFPIGIAPTAFHCMAWHDGEMSTARAAEAMNTCYIASTYATCSVEEISAAAPNGFRWFQLYVYRNRKLSEQLVHRVEAHGYRAIVLTVDVPYTGKRRNDIRNNFKLPPHLKVKNFDGVFEELNGAEEYGAPANSMDPSISWKDIYWLQSLTRLPIIIKGILTKEDAELAVEHGVQGIIVSNHGGRQLDGGPATIDALSEIVETVQGRIEVYLDGGIRTGSDVLKALALGAKCVFIGRPVVWGLAYKGEEGVKEILQILNDEFRLSMALAGCRNVSEINRNLVQFSKL encoded by the exons ATGTCTTTGGTATGTCTGTCTGACTTTGAGGTGTATGCTAAAGAACACTTACCCAAAACCACCTGGGATTACTACGCTGCTGGGGCAGATGAGTGCTGTACTAGAGATGACAATCTAATGGCTTATAAAAG GATCCGTCTGCGTCCTCGAATGCTAAGAGATGTCTCTATAACAGAAACAAGGACAACCATCCAGGGCATGGAGATCAGTTTTCCCATAGGGATCGCACCTACTGCCTTCCACTGCATGGCATGGCATGATGGCGAGATGAGTACAGCCCGTG CTGCTGAAGCCATGAATACTTGTTACATTGCCAGCACATATGCCACCTGCTCTGTGGAAGAGATTTCAGCAGCAGCACCAAATGGATTTCGATGGTTTCAACTTTATGTCTACCGGAACCGTAAACTCTCAGAGCAGTTAGTACACCGCGTGGAAGCACATGGATACAGGGCCATCGTCCTAACTGTGGATGTCCCTTATACCGGCAAGCGGAGAAATGATATTAGGAACAACTTTAAGCTACCACCTCATCTCAAAGTAAAAAATTTTGATGGTGTTTTTGAG GAGCTTAACGGAGCAGAGGAGTATGGAGCACCAGCCAATTCTATGGATCCATCAATCAGTTGGAAAGATATCTACTGGCTTCAGTCATTAACTCGCCTGCCTATAATTATCAAGGGTATTCTAACCAAGGAAGATGCAGAGCTGGCAGTGGAGCATGGTGTCCAAGGTATCATTGTGTCAAACCATGGAGGCAGGCAACTTGATGGAGGCCCAGCTACG ATAGATGCCCTATCAGAGATTGTGGAAACGGTACAAGGAAGAATTGAGGTTTATTTGGATGGAGGAATCCGTACAGGAAGTGACGTGCTCAAGGCTTTAGCTCTTGGTGCCAAATGCGTTTTCATTGGTCGGCCCGTGGTTTGGGGCCTTGCTTACAAG GGAGAAGAGGGAGTCAAAGAGATTTTGCAGATTTTGAATGATGAATTTCGTTTATCAATGGCTTTGGCTG GTTGCAGAAATGTCTCCGAGATCAACAGGAACCTCGTTCAGTTCTCCAAGCTTTAG
- the hao2 gene encoding hydroxyacid oxidase 2 isoform X2, with protein MMSQDKEECQGTSLCDPEMSLVCLSDFEVYAKEHLPKTTWDYYAAGADECCTRDDNLMAYKRIRLRPRMLRDVSITETRTTIQGMEISFPIGIAPTAFHCMAWHDGEMSTARAAEAMNTCYIASTYATCSVEEISAAAPNGFRWFQLYVYRNRKLSEQLVHRVEAHGYRAIVLTVDVPYTGKRRNDIRNNFKLPPHLKVKNFDGVFEELNGAEEYGAPANSMDPSISWKDIYWLQSLTRLPIIIKGILTKEDAELAVEHGVQGIIVSNHGGRQLDGGPATIDALSEIVETVQGRIEVYLDGGIRTGSDVLKALALGAKCVFIGRPVVWGLAYKGEEGVKEILQILNDEFRLSMALAGCRNVSEINRNLVQFSKL; from the exons AACCTCTCTGTGTGACCCGGAGATGTCTTTGGTATGTCTGTCTGACTTTGAGGTGTATGCTAAAGAACACTTACCCAAAACCACCTGGGATTACTACGCTGCTGGGGCAGATGAGTGCTGTACTAGAGATGACAATCTAATGGCTTATAAAAG GATCCGTCTGCGTCCTCGAATGCTAAGAGATGTCTCTATAACAGAAACAAGGACAACCATCCAGGGCATGGAGATCAGTTTTCCCATAGGGATCGCACCTACTGCCTTCCACTGCATGGCATGGCATGATGGCGAGATGAGTACAGCCCGTG CTGCTGAAGCCATGAATACTTGTTACATTGCCAGCACATATGCCACCTGCTCTGTGGAAGAGATTTCAGCAGCAGCACCAAATGGATTTCGATGGTTTCAACTTTATGTCTACCGGAACCGTAAACTCTCAGAGCAGTTAGTACACCGCGTGGAAGCACATGGATACAGGGCCATCGTCCTAACTGTGGATGTCCCTTATACCGGCAAGCGGAGAAATGATATTAGGAACAACTTTAAGCTACCACCTCATCTCAAAGTAAAAAATTTTGATGGTGTTTTTGAG GAGCTTAACGGAGCAGAGGAGTATGGAGCACCAGCCAATTCTATGGATCCATCAATCAGTTGGAAAGATATCTACTGGCTTCAGTCATTAACTCGCCTGCCTATAATTATCAAGGGTATTCTAACCAAGGAAGATGCAGAGCTGGCAGTGGAGCATGGTGTCCAAGGTATCATTGTGTCAAACCATGGAGGCAGGCAACTTGATGGAGGCCCAGCTACG ATAGATGCCCTATCAGAGATTGTGGAAACGGTACAAGGAAGAATTGAGGTTTATTTGGATGGAGGAATCCGTACAGGAAGTGACGTGCTCAAGGCTTTAGCTCTTGGTGCCAAATGCGTTTTCATTGGTCGGCCCGTGGTTTGGGGCCTTGCTTACAAG GGAGAAGAGGGAGTCAAAGAGATTTTGCAGATTTTGAATGATGAATTTCGTTTATCAATGGCTTTGGCTG GTTGCAGAAATGTCTCCGAGATCAACAGGAACCTCGTTCAGTTCTCCAAGCTTTAG
- the hao2 gene encoding hydroxyacid oxidase 2 isoform X1, which produces MLHQLLLTQTDTKTSLCDPEMSLVCLSDFEVYAKEHLPKTTWDYYAAGADECCTRDDNLMAYKRIRLRPRMLRDVSITETRTTIQGMEISFPIGIAPTAFHCMAWHDGEMSTARAAEAMNTCYIASTYATCSVEEISAAAPNGFRWFQLYVYRNRKLSEQLVHRVEAHGYRAIVLTVDVPYTGKRRNDIRNNFKLPPHLKVKNFDGVFEELNGAEEYGAPANSMDPSISWKDIYWLQSLTRLPIIIKGILTKEDAELAVEHGVQGIIVSNHGGRQLDGGPATIDALSEIVETVQGRIEVYLDGGIRTGSDVLKALALGAKCVFIGRPVVWGLAYKGEEGVKEILQILNDEFRLSMALAGCRNVSEINRNLVQFSKL; this is translated from the exons AACCTCTCTGTGTGACCCGGAGATGTCTTTGGTATGTCTGTCTGACTTTGAGGTGTATGCTAAAGAACACTTACCCAAAACCACCTGGGATTACTACGCTGCTGGGGCAGATGAGTGCTGTACTAGAGATGACAATCTAATGGCTTATAAAAG GATCCGTCTGCGTCCTCGAATGCTAAGAGATGTCTCTATAACAGAAACAAGGACAACCATCCAGGGCATGGAGATCAGTTTTCCCATAGGGATCGCACCTACTGCCTTCCACTGCATGGCATGGCATGATGGCGAGATGAGTACAGCCCGTG CTGCTGAAGCCATGAATACTTGTTACATTGCCAGCACATATGCCACCTGCTCTGTGGAAGAGATTTCAGCAGCAGCACCAAATGGATTTCGATGGTTTCAACTTTATGTCTACCGGAACCGTAAACTCTCAGAGCAGTTAGTACACCGCGTGGAAGCACATGGATACAGGGCCATCGTCCTAACTGTGGATGTCCCTTATACCGGCAAGCGGAGAAATGATATTAGGAACAACTTTAAGCTACCACCTCATCTCAAAGTAAAAAATTTTGATGGTGTTTTTGAG GAGCTTAACGGAGCAGAGGAGTATGGAGCACCAGCCAATTCTATGGATCCATCAATCAGTTGGAAAGATATCTACTGGCTTCAGTCATTAACTCGCCTGCCTATAATTATCAAGGGTATTCTAACCAAGGAAGATGCAGAGCTGGCAGTGGAGCATGGTGTCCAAGGTATCATTGTGTCAAACCATGGAGGCAGGCAACTTGATGGAGGCCCAGCTACG ATAGATGCCCTATCAGAGATTGTGGAAACGGTACAAGGAAGAATTGAGGTTTATTTGGATGGAGGAATCCGTACAGGAAGTGACGTGCTCAAGGCTTTAGCTCTTGGTGCCAAATGCGTTTTCATTGGTCGGCCCGTGGTTTGGGGCCTTGCTTACAAG GGAGAAGAGGGAGTCAAAGAGATTTTGCAGATTTTGAATGATGAATTTCGTTTATCAATGGCTTTGGCTG GTTGCAGAAATGTCTCCGAGATCAACAGGAACCTCGTTCAGTTCTCCAAGCTTTAG